One genomic segment of Rivularia sp. PCC 7116 includes these proteins:
- a CDS encoding aromatic ring-hydroxylating dioxygenase subunit alpha has translation MEIAPILRGQTVQNRVREVGINPNYWYPATWASELKPSQVLPVVIWNSAIALYRSQDGQVHAIEDACPHKGVALHKGKVTGENLACPYHGWEFNGNGICTNIPYFPKDQKLPCAKARSYAVREKYNIVWIFPGAVEDSEKVELPSVPEYDDPNWLAIPIPGEFKAHFSICNENTMDVFHGYLHENLQGWFDPQLLSLKASEESVFAQYRVSYQGWMTKFFGFSEQGNEVTTRTVTIKYNYPHYHSSLEGMSSLYLMRQPVGAQLTKSFSLLFIKIRLPQWFVKPLQKPITKIIWRFILKSFLDQDTEMIESEQRNYLANPQRRYVEINPAIIALQRVIVGQYEKFVQQSKKLSNGNNGNYASSTARMNSNLTSS, from the coding sequence ATGGAAATAGCTCCAATTCTGAGGGGCCAAACAGTTCAGAATCGGGTGCGCGAAGTCGGTATTAATCCAAATTACTGGTATCCCGCAACTTGGGCCTCGGAATTAAAGCCCTCTCAAGTATTGCCCGTAGTAATCTGGAATTCGGCGATCGCTCTTTACCGTTCGCAAGATGGTCAAGTTCATGCGATAGAAGATGCTTGTCCGCATAAAGGTGTCGCTTTACACAAAGGAAAGGTAACGGGAGAAAATCTCGCTTGTCCCTATCATGGTTGGGAATTTAATGGTAATGGAATTTGTACCAATATTCCTTATTTTCCTAAAGACCAAAAGCTGCCTTGTGCCAAAGCTCGTAGCTATGCGGTACGGGAAAAATACAATATTGTCTGGATTTTCCCAGGAGCAGTTGAAGATTCAGAAAAAGTAGAATTGCCTTCAGTTCCAGAATACGACGACCCAAATTGGCTGGCAATTCCTATACCCGGAGAATTCAAAGCCCATTTCTCGATTTGTAATGAAAATACGATGGACGTGTTTCATGGTTATTTACATGAAAATTTGCAGGGGTGGTTCGATCCGCAGCTATTAAGTTTAAAAGCCTCAGAAGAATCTGTATTTGCTCAATATCGGGTATCTTATCAAGGTTGGATGACTAAGTTTTTCGGATTCAGCGAACAAGGGAACGAAGTTACAACTCGTACTGTCACAATTAAATATAACTATCCTCATTACCATAGCTCTTTAGAAGGAATGTCTTCCCTCTACTTGATGCGTCAACCGGTGGGGGCACAATTAACAAAATCTTTTTCGTTGTTATTTATCAAAATTCGTCTTCCGCAGTGGTTTGTAAAACCATTGCAAAAACCGATAACAAAAATCATTTGGCGGTTTATCTTGAAAAGTTTTCTCGATCAGGACACCGAGATGATTGAAAGCGAACAACGTAACTACCTGGCTAATCCCCAAAGACGTTATGTAGAAATTAATCCAGCAATAATTGCCTTACAACGGGTAATTGTCGGTCAATATGAAAAATTTGTGCAACAATCTAAAAAACTATCCAATGGCAATAATGGTAATTACGCATCTTCGACAGCCCGAATGAATTCAAATTTAACCTCTAGTTAG
- a CDS encoding ABC transporter ATP-binding protein: MGEEVAISLKNISKCYKRYARPVDRLKEILLPGKSYAQDFWALKDINLEINQGETVGIIGQNGSGKSTLLQVIARTLTPTTGEVFVNGRVSALLELGSGFNPEFTGRQNVFFNGRILGLSKEEIAAKYDDIAAFAEIGEFIDQPVKTYSSGMFVRLAFAVAVNVNPEILIVDEALAVGDIFFQQKCFEAIKNLKDLGTSLLFVSHDSTAVYKLCQRALLIETGQILLDSKPKTVIDLYEAKLLKQKDVESEKIEVQMFSDLNNEIIKNQNSSTISTDLKEVSINVSDVYVEYVKFLDIKNKEVDVLISEHTLKIIVGLSFLKCFEDPHIGFKIRDIKGEVIFETNTYCMKESIGKVEENDFYEFCFEFQIPILAGEYSISIGVSEIGYGEGSFKRTLVYSHNVAKLKILSNKDSILWSGIVNLKPSFYKRKVSV, translated from the coding sequence ATGGGTGAGGAAGTTGCAATTTCCCTGAAGAATATTTCCAAATGTTACAAACGCTATGCTCGTCCCGTGGATCGGCTGAAAGAAATTTTACTGCCAGGTAAGAGCTATGCTCAAGATTTTTGGGCGTTAAAAGATATTAATTTGGAAATTAATCAAGGCGAGACGGTAGGAATTATCGGTCAAAATGGTTCTGGAAAAAGTACGCTATTACAGGTTATTGCCAGAACATTGACACCGACTACCGGAGAAGTATTTGTTAATGGTAGGGTTTCAGCTTTATTAGAATTGGGTAGCGGTTTTAATCCCGAATTTACAGGCAGACAAAATGTCTTCTTTAATGGCAGGATATTAGGATTAAGTAAGGAAGAAATAGCTGCTAAATATGATGATATTGCAGCTTTTGCTGAAATCGGAGAATTTATAGATCAGCCTGTTAAGACTTATTCTAGCGGGATGTTTGTAAGATTAGCATTTGCCGTTGCCGTTAATGTGAATCCTGAAATTCTGATTGTCGATGAGGCTTTAGCCGTTGGTGATATATTTTTTCAGCAAAAATGTTTTGAAGCAATAAAAAATCTTAAAGATTTAGGAACTTCCCTATTATTCGTTTCCCACGATTCAACTGCTGTATACAAGCTTTGTCAAAGAGCTTTATTAATAGAAACAGGACAAATATTATTGGACTCTAAACCAAAAACGGTTATTGATTTATATGAGGCTAAGCTTTTAAAACAAAAAGATGTAGAATCGGAAAAAATTGAAGTTCAGATGTTTTCTGATTTAAATAATGAAATCATAAAAAATCAAAACTCATCAACTATTAGTACAGATTTAAAAGAAGTATCAATTAATGTTTCAGATGTTTATGTAGAGTATGTAAAATTCTTAGATATAAAGAATAAGGAAGTAGATGTTCTTATTAGCGAACATACTCTAAAAATAATAGTTGGATTATCCTTTTTAAAGTGTTTTGAAGACCCACATATTGGTTTTAAGATTCGAGATATAAAAGGAGAAGTTATTTTCGAGACTAATACTTATTGCATGAAAGAAAGCATTGGTAAAGTAGAAGAAAATGACTTCTATGAATTTTGTTTTGAATTTCAAATTCCTATTTTAGCAGGTGAGTATAGTATTTCTATTGGTGTTAGTGAAATTGGATATGGAGAAGGAAGTTTTAAAAGAACTTTAGTTTATAGCCACAATGTCGCTAAATTAAAAATTTTAAGTAACAAAGACTCTATTCTCTGGTCTGGTATTGTTAATCTAAAACCGTCTTTTTATAAACGTAAAGTCTCAGTTTAA
- a CDS encoding ArsA family ATPase → MSQILTFLGESSAARTKIAIASAKSLANQGKRVLLAGGAEPVLPIMLGAYLGPDPQEIGANLQAVQFQSSVLLERNWEEVKKLEAQYLKTPILKDVYGQELSILPGMDGALALNAIREYFESGKYDVIVYNGTGNINTLRMLGMPESISWYVRRFRQLFINSDLGKAISDSPFIQPLISTFLNVNPTADNFAQPTNQANNILDKGKKVLANPQQFSAFLVTTPDPIEVVSSRFLWGSAQQVGLTIGGVIVISPNGNSNVSEDFAPLQVTNIPDIKEGNWQPLVDAVPDFTAQTLLSPKPIEIDVNARQVKLFLPGFDKKQVKLTQYGPEVTIEAGDQRRNILLPPALSGKPVAGAKFQNQYLIISF, encoded by the coding sequence ATGTCCCAGATATTGACCTTTTTGGGTGAAAGCAGCGCCGCTCGAACTAAAATAGCGATCGCGTCTGCTAAATCCCTGGCAAACCAAGGAAAACGGGTTCTTTTGGCAGGTGGTGCCGAACCCGTTTTACCCATTATGTTGGGTGCCTATTTAGGCCCCGATCCTCAAGAAATTGGTGCTAATTTACAAGCGGTACAGTTTCAATCTTCCGTGTTATTAGAACGCAATTGGGAAGAGGTAAAGAAACTGGAAGCGCAATATCTCAAAACACCTATTCTCAAAGATGTATACGGTCAAGAGTTATCTATCTTACCTGGGATGGATGGCGCTTTGGCACTTAATGCTATACGCGAATATTTTGAGAGCGGCAAATATGACGTTATTGTTTACAACGGTACTGGAAATATAAATACTTTACGAATGTTGGGAATGCCCGAATCAATCAGTTGGTACGTGCGTCGTTTCCGACAATTGTTCATCAATTCGGATTTGGGAAAGGCTATTTCTGATTCTCCTTTCATCCAACCGTTAATTTCCACCTTTCTCAACGTTAATCCTACGGCAGATAATTTTGCTCAACCTACTAACCAAGCTAACAATATCTTGGATAAAGGTAAAAAAGTTCTTGCCAATCCCCAGCAGTTTAGTGCTTTCTTAGTGACAACTCCAGATCCCATCGAAGTGGTTTCAAGCCGTTTTCTTTGGGGAAGTGCTCAACAAGTAGGTTTAACGATTGGTGGCGTTATTGTTATTTCTCCCAATGGAAATTCAAATGTCTCTGAAGACTTTGCTCCTTTACAAGTAACTAATATCCCAGATATTAAAGAAGGTAATTGGCAGCCTTTGGTGGATGCTGTTCCGGACTTTACCGCACAGACACTACTTTCCCCCAAACCTATTGAAATTGATGTTAATGCTCGTCAGGTAAAGTTATTTTTACCAGGATTTGACAAAAAACAAGTCAAACTAACTCAGTATGGCCCGGAAGTGACCATAGAAGCAGGAGATCAAAGAAGGAATATCTTACTACCTCCCGCTTTGAGTGGTAAGCCCGTAGCAGGCGCGAAATTTCAAAACCAATATTTGATAATTTCGTTTTAG
- a CDS encoding ChaN family lipoprotein, whose protein sequence is MKKHFNRLDSPIAKLFALSVGIFFLFSCSSYAEPTTNSCAAQFSESQCVDNLEGMLADLKKADVVYLGETHDSSKDHQNQLKVIQQLYKNNKKIAIGMEMFQRPFQEVLDQYIAGKITEAELVTKSEYKERWGFDWELYAPILRFAKEKKIPVLALNTPREISRKVAKEGIEKLTDADKKWIPPVTEINLDNIPYRQMVLKAFEQHQSAGHGNSDSANRFFLAQVLWDETMADTIAQFIKANQNHQVVVLAGQGHIVYGYGIPSRVERRIKDKQFTQRSVLLSVPDINSIEKNKPVADFILDK, encoded by the coding sequence ATGAAGAAACACTTTAATAGGCTTGATTCTCCAATTGCAAAACTTTTTGCTTTATCAGTAGGAATATTTTTTCTATTTTCTTGCTCAAGCTACGCCGAACCTACAACTAATTCTTGTGCGGCTCAATTTTCTGAAAGTCAATGTGTTGATAATTTAGAGGGTATGTTAGCCGATCTAAAAAAGGCTGATGTCGTATATTTAGGAGAAACCCACGACAGTTCCAAAGACCATCAAAACCAATTAAAAGTTATCCAACAATTATATAAGAACAATAAAAAAATTGCTATTGGAATGGAAATGTTTCAACGCCCATTTCAAGAAGTTTTGGATCAATATATTGCAGGCAAAATTACAGAAGCAGAATTAGTAACTAAAAGCGAATACAAAGAGCGTTGGGGTTTTGATTGGGAGCTATACGCCCCTATTTTAAGATTTGCAAAAGAAAAGAAAATACCCGTTTTAGCTTTAAATACTCCTAGAGAAATTAGCCGTAAAGTTGCCAAAGAAGGCATAGAAAAACTTACGGATGCCGACAAAAAATGGATTCCACCTGTTACTGAAATTAATCTAGATAACATCCCATACCGTCAAATGGTTTTGAAAGCATTTGAACAACATCAAAGCGCGGGGCATGGTAACAGCGATAGTGCAAATCGCTTTTTTCTAGCTCAAGTTTTGTGGGATGAAACAATGGCTGATACTATTGCCCAATTTATTAAAGCAAATCAAAACCACCAGGTAGTTGTATTAGCAGGGCAAGGACATATTGTATACGGTTACGGCATTCCCAGTCGCGTAGAAAGACGAATCAAAGACAAGCAATTTACTCAGCGTTCGGTTTTATTAAGCGTTCCAGATATTAATTCAATTGAAAAAAATAAGCCAGTTGCTGATTTTATTTTGGATAAGTAA
- a CDS encoding ABC transporter permease, whose amino-acid sequence MRTINVFVRISSKLKRVLPINEQWWTKFDLLRTLVRRDLEARYKGSVLGNLWSLVNPLSQLLIYTYVFSIVLKVKLSLKGLEANESVSFGLWLFAGLLPWIAFSTGLVQSAGAVVNQPNLVKKVVFPLSLLPLVPIFSAFIESSLGLIMLIFFVAVFSGNLHTTLALLPLVWIPQLLLTAGLGYLAAGLTVFLRDIPQTLNVILNIWFYATPIVYPATSIPESWQSWILWLNPLAAIAEVYRDFVLVGEVKHWGELGVAFTISGIIFFIGILTYRKLRPGFADVL is encoded by the coding sequence ATGCGAACAATAAATGTATTTGTCCGCATCTCAAGCAAGTTAAAACGTGTCTTACCAATAAATGAGCAGTGGTGGACTAAGTTTGATTTGTTGAGAACTTTGGTAAGGCGAGATTTAGAAGCGCGGTATAAAGGTTCTGTACTGGGAAATTTGTGGTCTTTAGTTAATCCACTGTCGCAATTACTAATTTACACCTACGTATTTTCCATTGTATTAAAAGTTAAACTGAGCCTGAAGGGATTAGAAGCTAATGAAAGCGTATCTTTTGGGCTGTGGCTATTTGCAGGGCTGCTTCCTTGGATAGCTTTTAGTACCGGCTTAGTTCAGTCTGCCGGTGCGGTAGTAAATCAACCAAATTTAGTCAAAAAAGTTGTATTTCCCTTAAGTTTACTGCCTTTAGTGCCAATTTTTTCAGCTTTTATCGAGAGTTCTTTGGGCTTGATAATGCTGATTTTTTTTGTAGCGGTTTTTTCCGGAAATTTACATACAACTTTAGCTCTATTACCTTTGGTTTGGATACCTCAGCTACTATTAACCGCTGGTTTGGGGTATTTGGCTGCTGGGTTAACCGTATTTTTACGGGATATTCCGCAAACGTTAAATGTTATTCTTAATATTTGGTTTTACGCAACGCCCATAGTTTACCCAGCTACATCTATTCCCGAAAGCTGGCAAAGCTGGATTTTGTGGTTGAATCCACTAGCCGCGATCGCAGAAGTTTACCGTGACTTCGTTTTAGTAGGAGAGGTTAAGCATTGGGGCGAATTGGGAGTCGCTTTTACTATATCGGGGATTATATTTTTTATCGGTATTTTAACATACAGAAAATTACGTCCGGGTTTTGCAGATGTACTTTAG
- a CDS encoding sterol desaturase family protein has protein sequence MNPVLLSASTAIICFLIAFVLASLVEYWLHRLMHVNRKIGERHRDHHRRNEGQGVVWEFRDYVVGSSLVMVVMFFFSWDAGLGWFLGSLSYAAFSAYAHQLQHENPTKCFWMEMPVHYVHHKYGMWEHNFGLAVDWWDHVFGTYKPVEEWMGEKEIALSQRGYLQLKWW, from the coding sequence ATGAATCCTGTGTTATTAAGTGCTTCAACAGCAATAATTTGTTTCCTGATTGCCTTCGTACTGGCGAGCCTAGTAGAATATTGGCTGCATCGTTTGATGCACGTTAACCGTAAGATTGGCGAACGTCATCGCGATCATCATCGCCGTAACGAGGGGCAAGGTGTAGTCTGGGAATTCCGCGATTATGTAGTTGGCAGTTCCTTAGTGATGGTTGTCATGTTCTTCTTTTCCTGGGATGCCGGTTTAGGTTGGTTCCTCGGTAGTTTAAGTTATGCAGCTTTTTCTGCATACGCACATCAGCTACAGCATGAAAATCCTACCAAGTGTTTCTGGATGGAAATGCCGGTGCATTACGTACATCATAAATACGGGATGTGGGAGCATAACTTTGGCTTGGCTGTAGATTGGTGGGATCATGTTTTCGGTACTTATAAGCCTGTTGAAGAATGGATGGGTGAAAAAGAAATAGCGCTATCCCAACGCGGTTATTTACAGTTGAAGTGGTGGTAA
- the gmd gene encoding GDP-mannose 4,6-dehydratase produces the protein MVRKALITGITGQDGSYLSELLLEKRYEVHGVIRRTSTFNTDRIDHIYTDPHSDNARLFLHYGDLTDGTTLRRILETVKPDEIYNLGAQSHVRVSFDSPEYTADTVGMGALRLLEALRDYQQRTGLDVRFYQAGSSEMFGKVREVPQLEETPFYPRSPYACAKVFAHWQTVNYRESYGLFACNGILFNHESPRRGETFVTRKITRAVANIVAGKQQKLYMGNIDAKRDWGYAKDYVQAMWLMLQRKQADDYVIATGETHSVREFLDIAFNYVNLDWQDYVAFDERYLRPAEVDLLVGDASKAKQELGWKQTVSFEELVKLMVEADLQVLGLVSPNGNSKFAVSDNATTRNKSRTLIA, from the coding sequence ATGGTGAGGAAAGCGTTAATTACTGGTATAACCGGTCAAGATGGTTCTTATCTAAGCGAATTATTGTTAGAAAAGCGTTATGAAGTTCATGGTGTTATTCGCCGTACTTCTACTTTCAATACTGATAGAATCGACCATATTTATACCGACCCCCATAGCGATAATGCAAGATTGTTTCTCCACTATGGCGATTTAACCGATGGTACAACCTTACGCCGTATTTTAGAAACGGTAAAGCCAGATGAAATTTACAATTTAGGTGCCCAGTCCCATGTACGTGTAAGTTTTGATTCACCTGAATATACAGCCGATACTGTGGGAATGGGAGCATTACGCTTATTAGAAGCCTTGCGAGATTATCAGCAGCGGACTGGGCTTGATGTTCGTTTTTACCAAGCCGGTTCTTCCGAGATGTTTGGTAAAGTGCGAGAAGTTCCTCAGTTAGAAGAAACACCGTTCTATCCTCGCAGCCCTTATGCTTGCGCGAAAGTATTTGCTCATTGGCAGACGGTAAACTACCGCGAATCCTACGGATTATTTGCCTGTAACGGGATTTTATTTAACCATGAATCACCCCGCCGTGGAGAAACTTTTGTTACTAGAAAAATTACTCGTGCTGTTGCGAACATAGTAGCAGGGAAGCAACAAAAGCTTTATATGGGCAACATAGACGCAAAGCGAGATTGGGGATATGCGAAAGATTACGTGCAAGCAATGTGGTTAATGTTGCAGCGTAAGCAAGCGGATGATTATGTCATAGCAACGGGAGAAACTCATTCGGTACGCGAGTTTTTGGATATTGCTTTTAACTATGTGAATCTAGATTGGCAAGATTATGTAGCTTTTGACGAACGATATTTACGCCCAGCAGAAGTTGATTTATTAGTTGGCGATGCAAGTAAAGCAAAACAAGAATTAGGTTGGAAGCAGACTGTTAGTTTTGAAGAATTAGTCAAGTTGATGGTAGAAGCAGATTTGCAGGTTTTAGGCTTAGTTTCTCCTAACGGTAATAGCAAATTTGCGGTGTCAGATAATGCCACTACTCGTAACAAATCGAGAACTTTAATAGCCTAG
- a CDS encoding aminotransferase class I/II-fold pyridoxal phosphate-dependent enzyme, translating to MEVVEEYMQGLYQSGLYPDKFICHQKHGNFVEVENPDDGKRYKLLTFCTNDVLGLVQSEEVRQAAIDAILQYGTSNSSCSVLSGRIDLHRQLEQEISAFKHLPHTHLFLNAWMAMQALIDGFCHLAINLPGFRNTRETLILTDVLNHGCILSAVTNASNRSGKMFSHSPDVRVKAYRHCDVNDLARKLRRYAKPNDRIMVVSDAVFSMDGDIAPLPEMLDVLENYPGSVIVMDEAHASGAIGLKGGGVYDHFGITPQQVLDRGMVPLIMTTFSKFAASAGAAISSHSREMIDLLDVSPTSIGTISLPAPTTAAALESIRQVRQNPELVETLQANTRYLRARLIEHDFAAIGETNVIPVLVPPELNPKQFCRHLMEHHGIWVSAIWFIAKPRLRITANALHTKEDMDKLVNALVETRELLYKPATIATA from the coding sequence GTGGAAGTTGTAGAAGAGTATATGCAGGGACTCTATCAAAGTGGTCTCTACCCGGATAAGTTCATTTGTCATCAGAAACATGGAAATTTTGTCGAAGTTGAAAATCCTGACGACGGTAAGCGATATAAACTTTTGACATTTTGTACCAATGATGTTTTAGGGTTAGTTCAATCTGAAGAAGTAAGACAAGCAGCTATTGATGCAATTCTGCAATACGGTACTTCCAATAGTTCCTGTTCCGTGTTAAGCGGCAGAATTGACTTGCACCGTCAATTGGAACAAGAAATTTCTGCTTTCAAACATTTACCTCATACTCATCTATTCTTAAATGCTTGGATGGCTATGCAAGCATTGATAGATGGATTCTGTCACTTAGCAATAAATCTTCCAGGCTTTCGGAACACCAGAGAAACCCTGATTTTGACTGATGTTCTCAATCACGGTTGCATACTTTCCGCCGTTACCAATGCCAGCAATCGTTCCGGGAAAATGTTTAGTCATAGTCCTGATGTCCGCGTTAAAGCTTACCGGCACTGCGATGTCAATGACTTGGCGCGCAAATTACGACGCTACGCAAAACCAAACGACCGGATTATGGTAGTTTCCGATGCGGTGTTTTCAATGGATGGCGATATTGCTCCATTACCCGAAATGCTCGATGTTTTGGAGAATTATCCCGGCAGCGTCATTGTAATGGATGAAGCTCACGCGAGTGGTGCAATTGGTTTAAAAGGTGGTGGTGTATACGACCACTTTGGAATTACACCGCAGCAAGTACTCGATAGAGGAATGGTGCCATTAATTATGACCACCTTCTCTAAATTTGCAGCTTCCGCAGGTGCAGCAATCAGTTCTCATAGTCGAGAAATGATTGATTTGTTGGATGTTTCTCCAACTTCCATCGGTACCATCTCACTCCCCGCACCAACAACAGCAGCAGCATTAGAAAGTATTCGTCAGGTAAGACAAAATCCTGAATTAGTCGAAACTCTGCAAGCTAACACTCGTTACTTAAGAGCGCGTTTAATCGAACATGATTTTGCTGCGATTGGTGAAACCAACGTAATCCCTGTATTAGTACCACCCGAATTGAATCCCAAACAATTCTGTCGTCACCTGATGGAACACCACGGTATTTGGGTATCTGCGATTTGGTTTATTGCTAAACCCCGCTTAAGAATTACAGCAAACGCCCTTCATACCAAAGAAGATATGGACAAGTTGGTGAATGCACTAGTAGAAACGCGAGAGCTTTTGTATAAGCCCGCAACTATTGCTACCGCTTAA
- a CDS encoding DUF2862 domain-containing protein produces MEVGQKVKVVRLRDRLSSGSTSNKLGKVGTIKDFKITDGMGVGCVVKFDDNSATWFFEDELKVVQ; encoded by the coding sequence ATGGAAGTAGGACAAAAAGTTAAGGTAGTTCGTTTACGCGACCGTTTATCTTCTGGAAGCACATCTAACAAGCTAGGAAAAGTTGGTACTATCAAAGATTTTAAAATCACTGATGGTATGGGTGTTGGCTGCGTAGTAAAGTTTGATGACAATTCAGCCACTTGGTTTTTTGAAGATGAACTAAAAGTAGTGCAATAG
- the chlG gene encoding chlorophyll synthase ChlG: MSESTQPKSETADRSAKTRQLLGMKGAASGESSPKWKIRLQLMKPITWIPLIWGVVCGAASSGNYTWQTENFLKSAACMLLAGPILAGYTQTLNEYYDREIDAVNEPYRPIPSGAIPLPQVITQIWVLMIAGLGLAVALDRWAGNEFPTISVIAVLGVLIAYIYSAPPLKLKQNGWLGGYALGASYIAFPWCTGHALFGELNWKVVVFTVVYSLAGLGIAIVNDFKSVEGDKQFGLKSLPVVFGVEKAAWICAGMIDIFQVAIAAYLIYLHQNLYAAILLLLVIPQITLQDMYFLRDPLKNDVKYQASAQPFLVLGMLVAGIALGHSAV; the protein is encoded by the coding sequence ATGTCTGAATCAACTCAACCAAAATCAGAAACTGCCGATCGCAGTGCCAAAACCAGACAGTTGCTAGGAATGAAGGGCGCAGCTTCTGGTGAAAGTTCTCCAAAATGGAAAATTCGCTTGCAGTTAATGAAGCCTATTACGTGGATTCCCTTGATTTGGGGGGTTGTTTGTGGCGCGGCTTCTTCAGGTAATTACACTTGGCAGACGGAAAATTTTCTGAAGTCGGCGGCTTGCATGTTGCTTGCTGGTCCAATTTTAGCGGGTTATACCCAAACTTTAAACGAATATTACGACCGCGAAATTGATGCTGTCAACGAACCCTATCGCCCGATTCCTTCCGGAGCAATTCCTTTACCCCAGGTAATTACGCAAATCTGGGTATTAATGATTGCCGGTTTAGGGTTAGCTGTTGCTTTAGATCGATGGGCTGGAAATGAATTTCCTACTATTTCAGTTATCGCGGTATTAGGCGTTTTAATTGCTTACATTTATTCTGCTCCACCTCTAAAACTCAAGCAGAACGGTTGGTTAGGCGGTTATGCTCTTGGCGCTAGCTACATTGCTTTCCCTTGGTGTACGGGTCATGCATTATTCGGCGAACTCAATTGGAAAGTGGTAGTTTTCACCGTTGTATATAGTTTGGCTGGCTTAGGAATTGCCATAGTTAACGATTTTAAGAGCGTAGAAGGTGACAAGCAATTTGGCTTAAAGTCTTTACCAGTTGTCTTCGGAGTCGAAAAAGCAGCTTGGATTTGCGCCGGAATGATTGACATTTTTCAAGTCGCGATCGCAGCATATTTAATCTATCTGCATCAAAATTTGTACGCCGCAATACTACTTTTGTTAGTGATTCCTCAAATTACATTGCAAGATATGTATTTCCTGCGCGACCCATTAAAAAACGATGTAAAATACCAAGCTAGTGCCCAACCATTCCTAGTTTTAGGAATGTTAGTAGCGGGTATTGCACTCGGTCATTCTGCGGTTTAA
- a CDS encoding NAD-dependent epimerase/dehydratase family protein: MKALVTGANGFTGSHLVKALVQRGDSVVGLVRKSSDLSRLEDTEIQLVTGDITDRKALREAMQGVDTVFHTAAFVELGLVDAEKMERVNVEGTQAVLEIAKEMEISKMVYCSTIGIYGDTQGEVIDETFERTQEDFSSAYDSTKYEAQQLVDNYAVIGLPVVSVMPSGIYGPDDPHFGPVFKLFLQGKLKLWVGGDRITGIVHVDDLVNAMILAAEKGERGEHFIISAGELPLREMFEIISEQTGVSTPAEVPQPIARLVGNVLDPIGKVLSWNPPIGKERIHYIYDRCVRVDASKAREKLGWEPRSVPEILEEIVTHLQTQN; the protein is encoded by the coding sequence ATGAAAGCTTTAGTTACAGGTGCCAATGGGTTTACAGGTTCGCACTTAGTAAAAGCGCTAGTGCAGCGCGGCGATTCGGTTGTTGGACTAGTTAGGAAATCCAGCGATTTATCTCGATTAGAAGATACAGAAATACAGTTAGTTACGGGGGATATCACAGATCGCAAGGCGTTACGAGAAGCCATGCAAGGTGTTGATACCGTGTTTCATACAGCAGCTTTTGTCGAACTGGGTTTAGTTGATGCTGAGAAAATGGAACGGGTAAATGTTGAAGGAACCCAGGCTGTTTTAGAAATTGCTAAAGAAATGGAAATTTCTAAAATGGTTTATTGCAGCACCATTGGCATTTATGGGGATACTCAAGGCGAGGTAATAGATGAAACCTTTGAAAGAACTCAAGAAGACTTTTCTTCTGCCTACGACAGCACTAAATACGAAGCACAGCAACTAGTTGACAATTATGCCGTAATTGGTTTACCCGTAGTTAGCGTCATGCCATCTGGTATATATGGTCCTGACGATCCTCATTTTGGTCCTGTATTTAAACTATTTTTGCAAGGAAAATTAAAACTCTGGGTTGGAGGCGATCGCATTACCGGAATAGTTCATGTAGATGACTTGGTAAACGCGATGATATTGGCAGCTGAAAAAGGCGAACGAGGAGAACATTTTATAATTTCTGCTGGGGAACTTCCTTTGCGGGAAATGTTTGAAATAATCAGCGAGCAAACGGGTGTTTCCACACCTGCGGAAGTTCCGCAACCAATAGCAAGGTTAGTAGGTAATGTTCTTGACCCTATAGGAAAAGTTTTATCCTGGAATCCACCTATCGGCAAAGAAAGAATACATTATATCTACGACCGCTGTGTGCGAGTTGATGCCAGCAAAGCCCGCGAAAAACTAGGTTGGGAACCTCGTTCGGTGCCTGAGATATTAGAGGAAATTGTTACACATCTACAGACCCAAAATTGA